A window of Flavobacteriales bacterium contains these coding sequences:
- the hemE gene encoding uroporphyrinogen decarboxylase, giving the protein MKHNFPELQNDLLLRALNGENVERPPVWMMRQAGRFLPDYRILREKYSFFERCETPELVSEITIMPIDQVGTDAAILFSDILVVPQALGYEVQMIAGKGPFLPQTVNNLKDAQAIEVPNVHEKLGYVMDAVTLTRKDLNGKVPLIGFAGAPFTILCYMVQGQGSKDFSQAKAFCHAERDAAHLLLQKITDTTIAYLNAQIQAGAQAVQIFDSWAGLLSPKDFQEFALPYIKQIVDNISGAPTIVFAKGAWYAIKDLVNLGSNAIGVDWALTPQEARKLAGPNITLQGNFDPAWLFAPHDEIERLAKEMVDGFGKNKYIANLGHGILPNVPVENAKVFINAIKNYSA; this is encoded by the coding sequence ATGAAACATAATTTTCCAGAACTACAGAACGATTTATTACTGAGAGCATTGAATGGTGAAAATGTTGAAAGACCACCTGTATGGATGATGCGACAAGCTGGTCGTTTTCTACCAGACTACCGTATTTTGAGAGAGAAATATTCTTTCTTCGAGCGTTGTGAAACACCAGAGCTAGTATCAGAAATCACAATCATGCCTATCGATCAAGTAGGTACTGATGCAGCGATATTGTTTTCTGACATTCTTGTTGTACCACAAGCATTGGGTTATGAAGTACAAATGATAGCCGGAAAAGGTCCATTTCTACCACAAACAGTAAATAACCTCAAAGACGCTCAGGCTATTGAAGTTCCTAATGTACACGAAAAGTTAGGCTATGTTATGGATGCTGTAACTCTAACCAGAAAAGACCTAAATGGAAAAGTGCCTCTTATTGGTTTTGCAGGAGCTCCATTTACCATATTATGCTACATGGTACAAGGCCAGGGTTCTAAGGATTTTTCTCAAGCCAAAGCTTTTTGCCACGCTGAAAGAGATGCTGCACACCTCTTACTTCAAAAAATTACAGATACAACAATAGCCTACCTAAACGCACAAATTCAAGCTGGTGCACAGGCTGTTCAAATATTTGATTCATGGGCTGGTCTGTTGTCGCCCAAAGATTTCCAAGAATTTGCTCTTCCCTACATTAAACAAATAGTAGATAATATTAGTGGTGCGCCAACAATAGTATTTGCAAAAGGCGCATGGTATGCTATCAAAGACCTAGTTAACTTAGGCTCAAATGCCATAGGCGTTGATTGGGCATTAACTCCACAAGAGGCTAGAAAATTAGCTGGTCCAAATATTACATTACAAGGAAACTTCGACCCAGCATGGTTATTTGCTCCACATGATGAAATAGAACGATTAGCTAAAGAGATGGTCGATGGATTTGGTAAAAATAAATACATTGCTAACCTTGGACATGGAATACTTCCAAATGTGCCAGTGGAAAACGCTAAAGTGTTTATAAACGCAATAAAAAACTATTCCGCCTAA
- the hemF gene encoding oxygen-dependent coproporphyrinogen oxidase, whose amino-acid sequence MPTKEIFEAHIFDLQNRICNGLEQSDGLGRFVEDKWEREGGGGGKTRILNNGKVIEKGGVNVSVVHGDLPQLFKEKFKVDEATFYACGLSLVIHPISPKVPTVHANWRYFEMYDQSGAIKTAWFGGGTDLTPYYLDENDAVHFHQINKSVCDKYDTSYYPRFKKECDTYFYNSHRDECRGIGGIFFDYQKEDEHTTMEEIMNFSIDSGNAFLDAYLPIVEKHKNESYSEKEKVWQEIRRGRYVEFNLLHDRGTHFGIKTKGRTESILMSLPSTVRWEYNHQPEKNSPEEKLIEVLKNPKDWI is encoded by the coding sequence ATGCCAACTAAAGAAATATTCGAAGCTCATATTTTTGATTTGCAAAATCGAATATGTAATGGCTTAGAACAATCTGATGGATTAGGTAGGTTTGTTGAAGATAAATGGGAAAGAGAAGGTGGTGGAGGTGGCAAAACCCGTATTCTCAATAATGGAAAAGTCATCGAAAAAGGTGGTGTAAATGTATCTGTTGTTCACGGCGATTTACCTCAACTATTCAAAGAAAAATTTAAAGTTGATGAAGCTACATTTTACGCCTGTGGTCTATCATTGGTTATTCACCCAATTAGTCCTAAAGTACCTACAGTACACGCTAATTGGCGGTATTTTGAGATGTACGACCAATCGGGTGCAATAAAAACAGCCTGGTTCGGTGGTGGCACAGATCTTACTCCCTACTACCTTGACGAAAATGATGCTGTACATTTTCATCAAATTAATAAAAGTGTTTGTGACAAGTACGATACAAGTTATTACCCTAGATTTAAAAAAGAATGCGACACTTATTTCTACAACTCGCACAGAGATGAATGCAGAGGTATAGGAGGTATTTTCTTCGATTATCAAAAAGAAGACGAGCACACCACTATGGAAGAAATCATGAATTTCAGCATAGACTCAGGTAATGCCTTTTTAGACGCATACTTACCCATAGTAGAAAAACATAAAAACGAAAGTTACAGCGAAAAAGAAAAAGTTTGGCAAGAGATACGTAGAGGTCGATATGTTGAATTTAACTTATTACATGATAGAGGTACCCATTTCGGCATTAAGACAAAAGGAAGAACAGAATCTATACTTATGAGCTTACCCTCTACCGTAAGGTGGGAATACAACCATCAGCCTGAAAAAAATAGTCCAGAAGAAAAACTAATTGAAGTATTAAAAAATCCCAAAGATTGGATCTAA
- the hemC gene encoding hydroxymethylbilane synthase produces MHIKIGSRKSKLALWQTNHVAERLSQLGHTYELILIESEGDKVLDTPLPLMGGKGVFTKALDEVILNKTIDIAVHSFKDVPTDLEANLEICAILKRENPSDALISRKGLDFLNKESAIIATSSNRRKAQWLSKYPHHTMVDIRGNVPTRIQKLKDSPWDATILASAGLIRLGLENEIDKEIDWMLSAPAQGAVAIVCYSQNEAIKEIISELNDKDTAICTTTERSFLNALSGGCSAPVGAYVTISKNTLFFNGIVLSTDGKEKIEISLEDKVENAKKLGQKAADIALSKGALKLIESAKDEKYS; encoded by the coding sequence ATGCATATAAAAATTGGCAGTCGTAAAAGTAAATTAGCTCTTTGGCAAACAAATCATGTTGCCGAAAGACTTTCGCAACTTGGGCATACTTATGAGCTTATACTCATTGAGTCAGAAGGCGACAAAGTCCTTGATACACCACTACCACTTATGGGAGGAAAAGGTGTTTTTACTAAGGCTTTAGATGAAGTGATTTTAAACAAAACTATCGACATAGCCGTACACTCATTCAAAGATGTGCCTACCGATTTAGAAGCTAATTTGGAAATTTGCGCCATACTGAAAAGAGAAAATCCTAGCGACGCTTTAATTAGCCGAAAAGGTTTAGATTTTTTAAACAAGGAATCCGCAATTATTGCAACGAGTAGTAATAGAAGAAAAGCTCAATGGCTGAGTAAATACCCACATCACACTATGGTGGATATTAGAGGTAATGTACCCACCAGAATTCAAAAACTAAAAGACAGCCCATGGGATGCCACAATTTTGGCTAGCGCAGGACTTATTCGACTAGGACTAGAAAACGAGATTGACAAAGAAATAGATTGGATGTTATCAGCACCGGCACAAGGTGCAGTAGCCATCGTTTGTTACTCGCAAAATGAAGCAATTAAAGAGATTATCTCTGAGCTTAACGACAAAGACACCGCTATTTGCACAACTACTGAAAGATCTTTCCTAAATGCACTAAGCGGTGGCTGTTCCGCTCCTGTCGGTGCATATGTTACTATTTCAAAAAACACCCTGTTTTTTAATGGCATCGTCCTCAGCACTGACGGTAAGGAGAAAATTGAAATATCTTTAGAAGATAAAGTAGAAAATGCAAAAAAATTAGGTCAAAAAGCTGCAGATATTGCTCTATCAAAAGGCGCACTAAAACTGATTGAATCAGCAAAGGATGAAAAATACAGCTAA
- a CDS encoding uroporphyrinogen-III synthase produces MKNTAKHLLFLNDLSKQTLEKLNYDKSIKVTAQPLIKTSAIAFNHNDLDVMKTWVFTSRKAVETLIENNISFSKKSYAIGQKTADLIPSAITPQKASAIDLAELIIKSQEKEVIFICGNKRRDDLPSKLLSHGIKVKEVTVYQTENLNKTVNLQGIDGLAFMSPSAVHSLAQNGGFNNLPCFAIGTTTAKALKDEGQKCMISKTTNAESLVDIAKHYLK; encoded by the coding sequence ATGAAAAATACAGCTAAACATCTTCTTTTTCTTAATGATTTATCAAAGCAAACACTTGAGAAATTAAATTATGACAAATCCATCAAAGTAACTGCTCAACCACTAATAAAAACCTCAGCAATTGCTTTTAATCACAATGATTTAGATGTAATGAAAACATGGGTTTTCACTAGTAGAAAAGCTGTAGAAACATTAATAGAAAACAATATTTCTTTTTCAAAGAAAAGTTACGCTATTGGTCAAAAGACTGCCGATTTAATTCCTTCAGCAATTACCCCACAAAAAGCTTCTGCGATTGATTTAGCCGAACTCATTATCAAGTCACAAGAAAAAGAAGTGATTTTTATTTGTGGGAACAAAAGACGTGACGACCTACCATCAAAATTGCTATCCCATGGAATTAAAGTTAAAGAAGTCACCGTATATCAGACTGAAAATCTTAATAAAACCGTAAATTTGCAGGGCATTGACGGATTAGCTTTTATGAGTCCAAGTGCTGTTCATTCATTAGCTCAAAACGGCGGCTTTAACAATTTACCCTGTTTTGCAATTGGCACAACAACAGCAAAAGCACTAAAAGATGAAGGTCAAAAATGTATGATTAGTAAAACTACAAATGCCGAAAGCTTAGTAGATATCGCAAAACACTATTTAAAATAA